In Quercus robur chromosome 10, dhQueRobu3.1, whole genome shotgun sequence, a genomic segment contains:
- the LOC126702984 gene encoding kinetochore protein SPC25 homolog: METQAAEEPVRTKMESLRLTCEREIQIHQQKIDSYASSFRNSLQSIKSRAQQTAQNQGKLGELKAKLREAEDDMVKALAVKTRKEAKRMAIMDSIAAQRARVEELKRSVQVQSAKRDQYAAIISQHSLALAASEEKSNKDVECKSETQEAILWYNRVLGFHVEAGHGVKFTFKNINSRNPNEEYSLTVRYANDTYTLLDCDPHLNDTKELIYELNKTNGLFKFVRIMREKFQEAATQGFLPQLTNHQELSTISTSAPVLSMSSDRSESSATKNDDQVLHEEGSRPSKKAYYLRGSKPLSWR, encoded by the exons ATGGAGACGCAAGCTGCGGAGGAGCCAGTACGGACGAAGATGGAGTCGCTGCGATTGACGTGCGAAAGAGAGATACAGATCCACCAACAGAAGATCGACTCTTACGCGTCGTCGTTTCGCAATTCCCTCCAATCCATCAAGTCCAGAGCTCAACAAACCGCCCAAAACCAAG GAAAATTAGGGGAACTTAAAGCTAAACTCAGAGAGGCAGAGGATGATATGGTAAAAGCCCTAGCag TGAAGACCCGGAAAGAGGCGAAGCGGATGGCGATAATGGACTCAATTGCTGCTCAAAGAGCTAGAGTAGAAGAGCTTAAAAGAAGTGTGCAAGTACAGAGTGCAAAGAGGGATCAATATGCTGCAATTATATCTCAACATTCTCTTG CTTTGGCAGCATCTGAAGAAAAGAGTAACAAAGATGTTGAGTGTAAAAGTGAAACACAAGAAGCAATTTTGTGGTACAATAGGGTTCTTGGTTTCCATGTTGAAGCTGGACATG GGGTAAAATTCACCTTCAAGAACATAAATTCGAGAAATCCAAATGAGGAGTACTCTCTCACCGTTCGCTATGCAAATGATACTTACACCT TGTTAGATTGTGATCCACACTTGAATGACACCAAAGAGTTGATCTATGAGTTGAATAAAACCAATGGTTTATTCAAATTTGTCAGAATCATGAGAGAGAAGTTCCAAGAAGCTGCCACACAAG GATTTTTGCCCCAATTAACAAATCATCAAGAGTTGTCCACAATATCTACATCTGCTCCAGTTCTATCAATGTCAAGTGACAGAAGTGAATCCTCAGCCACAAAAAATGACGACCAAGTTCTACATGAAGAAGGCAGTAGACCTTCTAAGAAAGCATACTATTTAAGAGGGTCGAAACCCTTATCATGGAGGTGA
- the LOC126702633 gene encoding short-chain dehydrogenase TIC 32 B, chloroplastic, whose product MKETLRYLAGLAGPSGYGSNSTAEQVTEDFSCMVPPHLTAIITGATSGIGAETARVLAKKGVRIVIPARDLRRAAELKEEIQKERPQAEIVLLEVDLSSLTSVKRFCTEFLSLGLSLNILINNAGIFSQNLEFSEDKIEMTYATNYLGHFLLTEMLLEKMVETAAKTGIQGRIINVTSVIHSWVKRDSFRFNQMLNPKNYNGTRAYAQSKLANILHVKEMARQLQARNARVTINAVHPGIVKTGIIRAHKGFITDSIYFVASKFLKSSSQGASTTCYVALCPQLEGVTGKYFADCNESSCSSLANDESEAQKLFMQTRAVIYKRLGQPAA is encoded by the exons ATGAAGGAAACACTAAGGTATCTTGCAGGACTTGCAGGGCCAAGTGGTTATGGCTCAAACTCCACTGCTGAGCAAGTCACAGAAGATTTCTCTTGCATGGTCCCTCCCCATCTAACTGCTATAATCACTG gggcaACATCTGGTATTGGAGCTGAAACAGCAAGAGTGTTAGCAAAGAAAGGTGTGAGAATTGTGATTCCAGCAAGGGATTTAAGAAGAGCAGCTGAACTGAAGGAGGAAATTCAAAAAGAGCGTCCACAGGCAGAGATTGTACTATTGGAGGTTGATTTGAGCTCATTAACTTCTGTGAAGAGATTTTGTACTGAGTTTTTGTCACTAGGATTATCCCTTAACATTCTCAT AAACAATGCTGGAATATTCTCTCAGAATTTGGAGTTCTCTGAGGACAAAATTGAGATGACATATGCCACAAATTATTTGG GACATTTTTTGTTGACAGAAATGCTATTAGAGAAAATGGTAGAAACAGCAGCAAAAACAGGCATCCAAGGAAGAATAATAAATGTTACTTCTGTGATTCACAGTTGGGTGAAGAGAGATTCGTTTCGTTTCAATCAAATGCTAAATCCAAAGAA CTATAATGGTACTCGTGCATATGCTCAGTCAAAATTGGCAAACATATTGCATGTTAAGGAAATGGCAAGGCAGTTGCAAGCAAGGAATGCAAGAGTAACTATCAATGCAGTACATCCAGGCATTGTGAAGACTGGAATCATTAGAGCTCACAAGGGCTTTATAACAG ATTCAATATACTTCGTTGCATCCAAGTTTCTAAAGTCTTCATCTCAG GGTGCATCAACCACATGCTATGTTGCTCTTTGCCCACAACTAGAAGGGGTGACTGGGAAATACTTTGCAGACTGTAATGAGAGTAGCTGCTCAAGTCTAGCAAATGATGAATCTGAAGCACAAAAGTTATTTATGCAAACTCGTGCTGTGATTTACAAACGATTAGGTCAACCTGCAGCTTAA